The Rhodothermus profundi genome segment CTATGTTGCCCAGAACCATTTCTATGGCGATACTCTTTGTTGCTTTGCCACCATCCTATTGCCTGGCGCAGACCTGGACCGCCTCGTTCTCCACGGAATGGAGGCTGGGATTAGAAGAAGTAGAACCTCAATTCTTTCGCTGGCCCCTCCAACTCATCACAGATCAAAAGGGCTACGTATACGTGCACAGTTATGGAGACGCATACCTTCGCGTCTTTGATGCAAACGGACGCTTCGTCAAATACATCGGGCGCAAAGGACAGGGACCTGGGGAATTCGAGGTAATCGATCAGTTTTTTGTTGATTCCAAAAACAAACTTTATATTAACGATCCTATCAATGATCGTATTACAATTTATGATCATAGTAGGGAAAGTTTTGTAACAATATCTTACCCTTTATATATCTATAAAGCATACTCTATTCAAAAGGACTCTATGCTACTCATTGCGCGGTTAAAATTAAATAAAAACAAAAGATTAAATAAAAACAAAAGAGATTGCATACTTTTCATTACTGACAACAAGTTTAACCTCGATCACAAGTCTTGTGTAGCCCGCGCCTCGCTGTTCTGGTCACCGGAAGATCC includes the following:
- a CDS encoding 6-bladed beta-propeller; the protein is MLPRTISMAILFVALPPSYCLAQTWTASFSTEWRLGLEEVEPQFFRWPLQLITDQKGYVYVHSYGDAYLRVFDANGRFVKYIGRKGQGPGEFEVIDQFFVDSKNKLYINDPINDRITIYDHSRESFVTISYPLYIYKAYSIQKDSMLLIARLKLNKNKRLNKNKRDCILFITDNKFNLDHKSCVARASLFWSPEDPLYAMLVRRGAIRVAYRQGVLMAAPWLYEGVLFRLERHRDQWQATRLTGLHPGKSAYTKLPDGTAPWDLSPSERKHMFFASGPYGRLALRIHRRSLGVFALANGGWGHFSIDQQHDPPIGFLEIWDGRGQYLGYAELQSPPYDILWKEPDRDTFYLLRWQEDLPVIEKARLQLQRRQ